The following proteins are co-located in the Ailuropoda melanoleuca isolate Jingjing chromosome 13, ASM200744v2, whole genome shotgun sequence genome:
- the LOC117795388 gene encoding keratin-associated protein 4-6-like gives MVNSCCGSVCSDQGCGQETCCRPTCCQTTCCRTTCCRPSCCGSSCCHPSCGGSSCCGSSCCRPSCCTSSCCRPTCCQTTCCQTTCCRPSCCVSSCCHPSCGGSSCGSSCCRPSCCISSCCRPSCGGSSCCGSSCCQPSCCCPSCCLRPVCGRVSCHTTCYRPTCVISTCPRPMCCASSCC, from the coding sequence ATGGTCAACTCCTGTTGTGGCTCCGTCTGCTCTGACCAGGGCTGTGGCCAGGAGACCTGCTGCCGCCCCACCTGCTGCCAGACCACCTGCTGCAGGACCACCTGCTGTCGCCCCAGCTGCTGTGGGTCCAGCTGCTGCCACCCTTCCTGCGGTGGCTCCAgctgctgtggctccagctgctgccGCCCCTCCTGCTGCACCTCTAGCTGCTGCCGCCCCACCTGCTGCCAGACCACCTGCTGCCAGACCACCTGCTGCCGCCCCAGCTGCTGTGTGTCCAGCTGCTGCCACCCCTCCTGCGGTGGCTCCagctgtggctccagctgctgccGCCCCTCCTGCTGCATCTCTAGCTGCTGCCGTCCCTCCTGCGGTGGTTCCAgctgctgtggctccagctgctgtcagccctcctgctgctgcccctcctgctgcctgcGCCCAGTCTGTGGCCGGGTCTCCTGCCACACTACCTGCTATCGCCCCACCTGTGTCATCTCCACCTGCCCCCGCCCCATGTGCTGTGCCTCCTCTTGCTGCTGA